In Phormidium yuhuli AB48, one genomic interval encodes:
- the mutY gene encoding A/G-specific adenine glycosylase, which translates to MTSKQFSQAQRQRLRRSLLEWYGQQGRSLPWREEPTPYRIWISEVMLQQTQVKTVLPYFERWMQQFPDVQCLAQADLQTVLKAWEGLGYYARARNLHRSAQEICDRHHGKFPQTYDEVLALPGIGRSTAGAILSAAFGQAEPLLDGNVKRVLARLVALPVPPSKALAHLWDLSSQVLDPQNPRDFNQAIMDLGATCCTPKNPACLLCPWRDDCQAYQTHTQSDFPMTESRSPLPHKQIGVAVIWNDHQQILIDRRPEEGLLGGLWEFPGGKLEAGESYPDCIRREIQEELAIEVEVGEHLITVSHAYSHFKVSLHVYHCRHLSGEPQALESQEIRWVTLEELDEFPFPKANSKIIAALREAQGTKSP; encoded by the coding sequence GTGACATCAAAACAATTCAGCCAGGCTCAACGGCAACGGCTGCGGCGATCGCTCCTAGAATGGTATGGTCAGCAGGGGCGATCGCTTCCCTGGCGCGAGGAGCCAACCCCCTACCGCATCTGGATTTCGGAAGTGATGTTGCAACAGACGCAAGTTAAAACCGTTCTCCCCTACTTTGAACGGTGGATGCAGCAGTTCCCTGATGTGCAATGTTTGGCCCAAGCCGATTTACAAACGGTTCTCAAAGCTTGGGAAGGATTAGGCTACTATGCGCGGGCCCGCAATCTCCATCGCAGCGCTCAAGAGATTTGCGATCGCCACCACGGGAAATTTCCCCAAACCTATGATGAGGTTTTAGCTCTTCCCGGAATTGGTCGCAGTACCGCTGGAGCCATTCTCAGTGCTGCGTTTGGCCAAGCTGAGCCTCTCTTGGATGGTAACGTCAAGCGAGTTCTGGCCCGACTTGTGGCCCTACCCGTTCCCCCCTCGAAAGCCTTAGCGCACCTTTGGGATCTCTCCAGTCAAGTGTTAGATCCTCAGAACCCCCGAGACTTCAACCAAGCCATCATGGACCTGGGGGCCACTTGCTGCACCCCGAAAAATCCCGCCTGTCTCCTTTGTCCCTGGCGGGATGATTGTCAAGCCTATCAAACCCATACACAAAGCGATTTTCCCATGACTGAATCCCGTTCACCCCTCCCTCACAAACAAATTGGTGTCGCCGTCATTTGGAACGATCACCAACAAATCCTCATTGATCGCCGTCCCGAGGAGGGGTTACTCGGCGGCCTCTGGGAGTTCCCGGGCGGTAAACTCGAAGCCGGCGAATCCTATCCCGACTGTATTCGCCGCGAAATTCAAGAAGAACTGGCCATTGAAGTGGAGGTCGGCGAGCACCTGATTACCGTCAGCCACGCCTATAGCCACTTCAAAGTCTCCCTCCATGTCTATCACTGTCGACACCTGTCGGGAGAACCCCAAGCCCTCGAATCCCAAGAAATCCGCTGGGTGACGTTAGAGGAACTTGATGAGTTTCCCTTCCCTAAAGCCAATAGCAAGATTATTGCCGCCCTACGGGAGGCTCAAGGGACTAAGTCCCCATAA
- a CDS encoding phosphotransferase — protein sequence MMQLYPAPAKLQSLTPQRVPGRYSHPGAQIESDRATFPTIYSSLSPQALISEVLSSYDIDRVVSCHFWNRGLSDVYLVQTITRSYILRVSHHHWRSRSDVYFELEFLAFCRDRCLPVAYPLQTIDNRLAVDINAPEGERYAALFAFAEGEVPLGDVNPDQSYLLGETLARIHEAAHFFRSRYHREPLSLDYLFDRSLYALAPFFSERPSDRHYLEQAITENKAHLQALPQAEPYWTICWGDPHSGNAHFTPDGRVTLFDFDQCGYGWRAFDVAKFLHIALRTGISRKIRDAFLLGYESVSSLEPIETEMFQPLTQAAHLWSWAIAVNNAMMNNYSRLDHSYFSQRLEQLKLLRSQDWGLF from the coding sequence ATGATGCAACTCTATCCCGCCCCCGCTAAGCTTCAGTCTCTTACACCGCAACGAGTTCCTGGGAGATATTCTCATCCAGGTGCTCAGATTGAGAGCGATCGCGCCACCTTCCCAACCATCTATTCCAGCCTCTCACCCCAGGCCCTAATCTCCGAAGTTTTATCCTCCTATGACATTGATCGCGTCGTCTCCTGTCACTTTTGGAACCGGGGCTTGAGTGATGTCTATCTCGTGCAAACCATTACCCGCTCCTATATTTTGCGCGTCTCTCATCACCACTGGCGCAGTCGTTCCGATGTCTATTTTGAATTGGAATTTCTCGCATTTTGTCGCGATCGCTGTTTACCCGTCGCCTATCCCCTACAAACGATAGATAATCGCCTAGCCGTGGACATTAACGCCCCAGAAGGGGAGCGGTATGCAGCCCTATTCGCCTTTGCGGAAGGAGAAGTCCCCCTAGGGGATGTCAACCCCGACCAAAGTTACCTCCTTGGAGAAACCTTAGCCCGCATCCATGAAGCGGCCCATTTCTTTCGCAGTCGCTATCATCGCGAACCTCTCTCCTTAGACTATTTATTTGATCGCTCTCTGTACGCCCTGGCCCCCTTCTTCTCTGAGCGTCCTAGCGATCGCCACTATCTTGAGCAGGCCATCACCGAGAACAAGGCCCATCTACAAGCCCTCCCCCAAGCGGAACCCTACTGGACGATTTGTTGGGGAGACCCCCATAGTGGAAATGCTCATTTCACCCCCGATGGCCGCGTCACCCTCTTTGATTTTGACCAATGCGGCTATGGTTGGCGGGCCTTCGACGTCGCAAAATTCCTCCATATTGCCCTACGAACCGGCATTAGTCGCAAAATTCGCGATGCGTTCCTCCTCGGCTATGAGAGCGTGAGTTCCCTAGAACCCATCGAAACTGAGATGTTTCAACCCCTCACCCAAGCGGCCCATCTGTGGAGTTGGGCGATCGCCGTCAACAATGCCATGATGAATAACTACAGTCGTCTGGACCATAGTTATTTCAGTCAACGCCTCGAACAACTCAAACTGCTGCGTTCTCAGGACTGGGGACTGTTCTAA
- a CDS encoding ABC transporter ATP-binding protein encodes MSLTLDRVSLMTASGRLMLLEDISLRLTWGDRLGVVGISGAGKSLLLRLLNRLQDPTAGRILWRDRPLTEIPSLEVRREIVLVPQESTLLGMTVHEAIAYPLTLRGVGTAEIQHRLDEWCDRLKIPSDWLPKTELQLSLGQRQWVAIARALATQPQVLLLDEPTSALDVGRGEILINLLNHLTEERSLIVVMANHQLDQVRQFASQVLHLQGGRRVAYGPATDVDWPGLHDNFVAARQRADENWNLNP; translated from the coding sequence ATGTCTTTAACCCTCGATCGCGTTTCCCTGATGACGGCTTCGGGGCGTTTGATGCTACTGGAGGACATTTCCCTAAGGTTAACCTGGGGCGATCGCCTGGGGGTGGTGGGAATTTCGGGGGCGGGAAAATCTCTGTTATTGCGCCTGTTGAATCGCTTACAGGATCCAACGGCGGGGAGAATTTTGTGGCGCGATCGCCCCTTGACGGAAATTCCCAGTTTGGAAGTCCGCCGTGAGATTGTTTTGGTTCCCCAGGAGTCCACGTTATTAGGGATGACGGTTCATGAGGCGATCGCCTATCCCCTCACGTTACGGGGTGTGGGAACGGCGGAGATTCAGCACCGTCTGGATGAGTGGTGCGATCGCCTCAAAATTCCCTCGGATTGGTTGCCAAAAACTGAATTACAATTATCCCTGGGTCAACGCCAATGGGTAGCCATCGCCCGGGCCTTGGCGACGCAACCCCAAGTTCTGTTACTCGATGAACCCACGTCGGCCCTGGATGTGGGCCGGGGAGAGATATTAATCAACCTCCTCAACCATCTAACTGAGGAGCGATCGCTGATTGTGGTTATGGCGAACCATCAATTGGATCAGGTGCGTCAGTTCGCCTCCCAGGTGTTGCATTTACAAGGGGGGCGTAGGGTCGCCTATGGTCCCGCTACAGACGTCGATTGGCCGGGACTTCATGATAATTTTGTGGCGGCCCGTCAACGGGCGGATGAAAACTGGAATTTGAATCCGTAA
- a CDS encoding WecB/TagA/CpsF family glycosyltransferase, producing the protein MTADPLPSLSILGSPVHLHPNYCQWLRSQLDQQRGLHVVTLNAEMTMQAQDNPQLAQVIQQADLVIPDGAGVVLYLKLLGQRCTRQPGIELAQQLLSQLSPQETVFCYGGKPDVIQRAAQNLRQHYPHLNLSGVYHGYLSPEEQQHLLQDVQQQQPAVILVGLGVPRQELWIQQHRHHCPRAIWIGVGGSFDIWGGVKPRAPRWMGDNHLEWAYRLYQEPWRWRRMLALPKFAFKALLEIIIGKRQGKPDKNVRRTPK; encoded by the coding sequence ATGACCGCTGACCCCTTACCCAGTCTCTCCATTCTCGGTAGTCCCGTTCATCTGCATCCCAATTATTGCCAATGGCTGCGATCGCAACTGGATCAGCAGCGGGGCCTGCATGTGGTCACCCTCAACGCTGAAATGACCATGCAAGCCCAAGATAACCCCCAACTGGCCCAGGTGATTCAGCAGGCGGACTTAGTCATCCCCGACGGGGCCGGTGTTGTCTTATATCTCAAACTCCTCGGCCAACGCTGTACCCGCCAGCCCGGAATTGAACTAGCCCAACAACTCCTCTCCCAACTTTCTCCCCAAGAAACGGTTTTCTGCTACGGGGGGAAGCCCGACGTGATCCAACGGGCCGCCCAGAACCTGCGCCAGCACTACCCTCACCTCAACCTCAGCGGTGTCTATCACGGCTATCTCAGCCCCGAGGAACAGCAACACCTCCTGCAAGACGTACAACAGCAACAGCCCGCTGTGATTCTCGTCGGCTTAGGAGTTCCCAGACAAGAACTCTGGATTCAACAGCATCGCCATCACTGTCCTCGGGCGATCTGGATTGGCGTGGGGGGAAGTTTTGACATCTGGGGAGGCGTGAAACCCCGGGCCCCCCGATGGATGGGAGATAATCATTTAGAATGGGCCTATCGGCTGTATCAAGAACCCTGGCGCTGGCGCAGAATGTTGGCTCTGCCTAAATTTGCTTTCAAAGCCCTCCTAGAGATTATCATAGGCAAGAGGCAGGGCAAACCGGACAAAAACGTCAGAAGAACTCCTAAATAA
- a CDS encoding AI-2E family transporter, translating into MKLGDWIAVICFVIALVIIWEFREALLLVMGAVVLSIALNSLVRLLQTWGDRLNMRLSRGMAVFLAIVLVGLFGTLFFALVAPPFINQFQQLIELAPIGFQRFLNWLDKIRISPPVWLNLEQLQLPNFSELAQQVGPLAQNVIENFFTFFSNSLAVLVKLLFVLVLTVMFLVDPTSYRKLLIRLFPSFYRRRADSILSLCEEVLLGWMGGIVINSLFVAILSAIGLGVLQVRFVFAHALLAGVFNFVPNIGPMLSVIFPISVALLDSPLKALGVLILYLVIQNVESYWFSPMVMRKQISLLPAVTLTAQIFFATFLGLLGLILALPLAVVTKTWLEEAFFKDFLDRWGGNPRRQISQQMVTLEEAQLSPGHGEMVTEGMSDPWES; encoded by the coding sequence GTGAAACTCGGTGATTGGATTGCTGTTATTTGCTTTGTTATTGCCCTCGTGATTATTTGGGAGTTTCGCGAAGCCCTCCTATTAGTCATGGGTGCAGTGGTCTTGTCAATCGCCCTGAATAGCTTAGTGCGACTTCTGCAAACGTGGGGCGATCGCCTCAATATGAGGCTTTCGCGAGGCATGGCGGTGTTCCTAGCTATTGTTCTAGTGGGGCTATTTGGGACTTTATTTTTTGCCCTCGTCGCTCCTCCCTTTATTAACCAGTTCCAACAGCTTATTGAGCTGGCTCCCATTGGCTTTCAACGCTTTCTGAACTGGCTGGATAAAATCCGAATTTCACCCCCGGTTTGGCTCAATTTAGAACAACTGCAACTGCCCAATTTTTCCGAATTAGCACAACAGGTCGGGCCCCTAGCTCAGAATGTCATCGAGAACTTCTTCACCTTCTTCTCTAATTCCCTAGCGGTGCTCGTGAAGCTACTATTTGTGTTGGTGTTGACGGTGATGTTTCTCGTTGACCCCACTTCCTACCGCAAGCTGCTGATTCGGCTGTTCCCCTCCTTTTACCGACGGCGTGCTGATAGCATTCTCAGCCTCTGTGAAGAAGTTCTACTGGGGTGGATGGGGGGAATTGTCATTAACTCTCTCTTTGTGGCAATCCTGAGTGCCATTGGCTTAGGAGTCCTGCAAGTTCGCTTTGTCTTCGCCCATGCCCTGTTAGCAGGAGTGTTTAACTTCGTCCCCAATATCGGCCCGATGTTAAGTGTCATCTTTCCCATCTCGGTGGCCCTATTGGACAGCCCCTTGAAAGCCTTAGGAGTCCTCATCTTATACCTGGTCATCCAAAATGTGGAAAGTTACTGGTTTAGCCCCATGGTGATGCGGAAACAGATTTCCCTGTTACCAGCCGTCACCTTGACCGCTCAAATCTTCTTTGCCACGTTTTTGGGCTTATTGGGGCTAATTTTGGCGTTACCCTTAGCCGTCGTCACAAAAACTTGGTTAGAAGAGGCTTTTTTCAAAGATTTTCTCGATCGTTGGGGAGGAAATCCCCGTCGTCAAATCTCCCAGCAAATGGTTACCCTTGAAGAAGCGCAACTTTCCCCGGGTCATGGAGAGATGGTAACCGAGGGGATGTCCGATCCCTGGGAGAGTTAA
- a CDS encoding DUF3747 domain-containing protein: MQLLKTRILLGLATLSLGGVITPEAIAHSHNQENSTSEMAAVFEQAEVDSGQFIPIAAPIGRTNGYQLLIVEQRSNSRACWQEQGSNPTRVDPLLLEFDFTGICGRSTDSNGYSIRAGGEHLGLRYSLQVRRREGELVLMGIPMGDRTLPRLTIGRTRGAADGEFYRLHLDPGWRLTRRSYQGRVLGHIYLTHDAPVNQIANQSPSYPSDSGQEPAPRVQAPPGLGLTSPESHDANSSVVTPDTIEFGEDIRMMSPDNYTPVPGNNPPSLAPGEAMEESLLYDEVEAQPFASPIPRRQFPDSPLPAFQDES, from the coding sequence ATGCAACTCCTAAAAACACGGATTCTGTTAGGGTTGGCCACCCTAAGCTTGGGGGGGGTCATCACCCCGGAGGCGATCGCCCACAGTCACAACCAAGAGAACAGCACCTCTGAAATGGCCGCCGTCTTTGAACAGGCCGAAGTCGATTCCGGTCAATTCATTCCCATTGCGGCCCCCATTGGGCGAACCAACGGCTATCAACTCCTGATTGTGGAACAGCGTTCCAATAGCCGCGCCTGTTGGCAGGAACAAGGCAGCAATCCCACCCGAGTCGATCCGTTGCTGCTAGAATTTGACTTTACCGGGATTTGTGGCCGCAGCACCGATAGTAATGGCTACTCCATCCGCGCTGGAGGGGAACATTTAGGCTTACGCTACAGCCTCCAGGTTAGACGGCGAGAAGGAGAATTAGTCTTAATGGGCATTCCCATGGGCGATCGCACCCTTCCTCGCTTGACCATTGGACGGACACGGGGGGCGGCTGATGGGGAGTTTTATCGCCTTCACCTCGATCCCGGTTGGCGCCTGACTCGTCGCAGCTACCAAGGACGAGTCTTGGGTCATATCTATTTAACCCATGATGCACCCGTGAACCAAATCGCCAATCAAAGCCCCTCCTATCCCAGTGATTCAGGTCAAGAGCCTGCCCCCAGAGTGCAGGCGCCACCTGGACTGGGCCTTACCTCACCCGAGTCCCATGATGCCAACTCTTCTGTCGTCACTCCCGACACGATTGAGTTTGGTGAAGATATCCGGATGATGTCCCCGGACAATTACACCCCTGTCCCCGGCAATAACCCACCGAGTCTGGCTCCTGGGGAGGCGATGGAGGAGAGCCTACTCTATGATGAAGTGGAGGCACAACCCTTCGCCTCCCCAATTCCCCGGCGACAATTCCCCGACTCACCCCTGCCAGCGTTCCAAGACGAGAGTTGA
- a CDS encoding J domain-containing protein: MELLDCYRLLGLTPQASLAEVKTSYRRLARRLHPDLNPGLPHDPFVRLHHAYQVLLEAVPAQPVTPQGPVPTTAPPANTSTPPSPPPQPASPFRHHPQLSPLECQLKCQAYYRLQRLLSQGKFAYAIALVEGLSQRLAVDLEVRQWQAVTYQRVARHAMECGEFPKAHIYLKKALRTDPYNRSLRQEVERDFQQLQRQVRQRSGQPKG; the protein is encoded by the coding sequence ATGGAGTTACTGGATTGTTATCGCCTCTTAGGATTAACCCCTCAGGCCAGTTTAGCTGAGGTGAAAACCTCTTATCGACGCTTGGCACGGCGGTTACATCCGGATCTCAATCCTGGACTTCCCCATGACCCCTTTGTGCGCCTGCATCACGCCTATCAGGTGCTGTTGGAGGCGGTTCCGGCCCAGCCGGTGACCCCCCAGGGGCCCGTCCCCACAACGGCCCCACCGGCCAATACCTCAACTCCTCCCTCGCCTCCCCCTCAACCGGCTTCACCGTTCCGCCATCATCCCCAACTGTCTCCCCTCGAATGTCAGTTGAAGTGCCAGGCCTACTATCGTCTGCAACGACTGCTCAGTCAGGGGAAGTTTGCCTATGCGATCGCCCTAGTGGAAGGGTTATCGCAACGACTGGCGGTTGATTTAGAGGTGCGCCAATGGCAGGCGGTGACCTATCAGCGCGTGGCCCGTCACGCTATGGAGTGCGGGGAGTTTCCTAAAGCCCACATTTATCTTAAAAAAGCGTTGCGCACCGACCCTTATAACCGCAGTCTCCGCCAAGAAGTGGAGCGAGATTTCCAACAGTTGCAACGACAGGTGCGACAACGCTCAGGTCAACCCAAGGGTTGA
- a CDS encoding ATP-dependent Clp protease proteolytic subunit — protein MPIGVPKVPYQMPGDTYTQWIDIYNRLYRERIIFIGRDIDDELANQVIAVMLYLASEDPDKDIMVYINSPGGVVSSGMAIYDTMQHIKADVVTICVGLAASMGSFLLAAGTPGKRLALPHSRIMIHQPSGGTRGQASDIQIEAKEILRIRHQLNEIYAANTKQPIEKIEKDMDRDFFLSAEEAKEYGLIDRVLEGKPV, from the coding sequence ATGCCTATTGGCGTGCCTAAAGTTCCGTATCAAATGCCTGGGGATACCTATACCCAGTGGATTGATATCTACAACCGCCTCTATCGCGAGCGGATTATCTTCATCGGCCGGGATATTGACGATGAACTGGCCAATCAAGTGATTGCCGTGATGCTGTATTTGGCCTCAGAAGACCCGGATAAAGACATCATGGTCTATATCAATTCTCCCGGTGGGGTGGTCAGTTCGGGGATGGCTATCTATGACACCATGCAGCACATTAAAGCTGATGTGGTGACCATTTGCGTGGGCTTAGCGGCTTCGATGGGGTCTTTTCTCCTGGCGGCTGGAACCCCGGGTAAGCGTCTGGCACTGCCCCATTCCCGGATTATGATTCACCAACCCTCGGGGGGAACCCGTGGCCAAGCCAGTGATATTCAAATTGAGGCGAAGGAGATTCTGCGGATTCGCCATCAGTTGAATGAGATTTATGCGGCGAACACCAAACAGCCGATTGAGAAAATTGAGAAGGATATGGATCGCGATTTCTTCCTCTCCGCCGAAGAGGCGAAGGAATATGGACTGATTGATCGCGTCTTGGAAGGAAAGCCGGTTTAA
- a CDS encoding ATP-dependent Clp protease proteolytic subunit: MNLPIQAVQSPYYGSSPNRTPPPDLPSLLLKERIVYLGMPLVAQVTELIIAQLLYLQYDDPDKPIKIYINSTGTSNYGGDPVGFETEAFAICDTLNYIRPPVHTICLGTAMGMAAMLLSAGTPGCRASLPHASIILQQPKSFAQGQATDIQIRAKEVLANKATMLEIFAQNTGHSVEKIGKDMDRLFYMTPEQAKDYGLIDRVLVSEKGDKHSQQLAGVS, from the coding sequence ATGAACCTACCGATTCAAGCGGTCCAATCTCCCTATTACGGCAGTTCCCCCAATCGCACCCCTCCCCCAGATTTGCCCTCCCTCCTACTCAAAGAGCGAATCGTCTATTTGGGGATGCCTTTGGTTGCCCAAGTGACGGAGTTGATTATTGCCCAACTGCTCTACTTACAGTACGACGACCCGGACAAACCCATTAAAATCTATATCAACTCCACGGGAACCTCTAACTATGGCGGCGACCCCGTTGGCTTTGAGACGGAAGCCTTTGCCATTTGCGATACCCTCAACTATATCAGGCCGCCGGTTCACACCATTTGTTTAGGAACGGCAATGGGCATGGCGGCTATGCTCTTGTCGGCGGGGACTCCCGGCTGTCGTGCCAGTCTGCCCCATGCCTCGATTATTTTGCAACAGCCTAAAAGCTTTGCCCAAGGACAAGCCACCGATATTCAAATTCGGGCGAAGGAAGTTCTGGCCAACAAAGCGACCATGTTGGAAATTTTTGCTCAGAATACCGGTCATTCCGTTGAGAAAATCGGTAAGGATATGGATCGCTTGTTCTACATGACGCCAGAACAAGCTAAGGACTATGGTCTAATTGACCGAGTTCTGGTGAGTGAGAAAGGGGACAAACATAGCCAACAACTGGCGGGCGTCTCTTAA
- a CDS encoding NAD(+) kinase, producing the protein MPKVGIIYNEIKPAACRIKTQLEQDLTARGCQVRVTTGMGGILGHSKPDSPVCHTPIHGLVPPGFDPDVDFGIVLGGDGTVLAAFRQVAPLGIPLLTVNTGHMGFLTETYISQLDSALEAVFQGNCRIEERTMVTVRVLREGTVLWEALCLNEMVLHREPLTSMCHFEVMVGQHSPVDIAADGVIVSTPTGSTAYALSSGGPVITPNVQVLQLVPICPHSLASRALIFSDTEPVQVLPATRERMMMVVDGNAGCYVLPDDHVVIEKSDYSARFLRLRPTEFFRVLREKLGWGLPHIAKPTSVELP; encoded by the coding sequence GTGCCGAAAGTTGGCATTATCTACAACGAAATTAAACCCGCTGCCTGTCGCATTAAAACGCAACTCGAACAGGATCTGACCGCCCGGGGATGCCAGGTGCGGGTTACAACGGGCATGGGAGGCATTCTAGGTCACTCCAAACCTGATAGTCCCGTTTGTCACACCCCGATTCATGGCTTAGTTCCCCCTGGCTTTGACCCAGATGTTGACTTTGGCATCGTCCTCGGGGGCGATGGAACCGTCTTAGCCGCCTTCCGTCAGGTGGCCCCCCTGGGGATTCCCCTATTAACGGTCAACACAGGACATATGGGGTTTCTGACGGAAACCTATATCAGTCAACTCGACAGTGCCCTAGAGGCCGTCTTTCAGGGAAACTGTCGTATCGAAGAACGCACCATGGTCACTGTGCGTGTCTTGCGAGAAGGAACGGTTCTCTGGGAAGCCCTCTGTCTCAATGAGATGGTCTTGCATCGAGAACCTCTCACCAGTATGTGTCACTTTGAGGTGATGGTAGGACAGCATTCCCCCGTCGATATTGCCGCTGATGGGGTGATTGTCTCCACTCCCACCGGTTCAACGGCCTATGCTCTCTCCTCCGGCGGCCCCGTGATTACCCCTAACGTCCAAGTGCTTCAGTTAGTGCCCATTTGTCCCCACTCCCTCGCCTCCCGGGCCTTGATTTTCTCGGATACGGAACCGGTACAGGTGTTGCCGGCGACCCGGGAACGGATGATGATGGTGGTAGATGGCAATGCCGGTTGTTATGTCTTACCCGACGATCACGTCGTCATTGAAAAATCTGACTATAGCGCCCGTTTTCTGCGTCTGCGTCCGACGGAGTTTTTCCGAGTCTTGCGGGAAAAACTGGGCTGGGGATTGCCCCATATCGCCAAACCCACCTCCGTGGAACTACCCTAA